The Candidatus Nitrosocosmicus franklandus genome contains a region encoding:
- a CDS encoding cobalamin biosynthesis protein → MTIELIDEIILTLLIAFLIDGFIGEPPNKIHPVVQIGKIIDTVTKFTKNISHKKGENFEKFMGSILAIGLPSMVGLIVYLISVQSFHILGTVIFIILSSIILKASFSIRAMDIHINDVITELDNHNLDMARKKLAKIVSRETSTLSESKILSACIECVAESFVDGVLSPLFYYGFLNTAGAMAYRTSNTLDSMIAYKEEYYMHYGWMAAKLDTIMNFVPARISPAFLIPAIIICRKDWKNAVMILKRDRNKVESFNAGIPMAIMAGGLNIQLEKTNHYKLGDMNEELSIQRCKISLKITKIAAAICVIGFVIPITVILNYLGWWNVFFGF, encoded by the coding sequence ATGACAATTGAGTTAATTGATGAGATCATACTCACCTTGTTAATTGCATTTTTAATAGATGGTTTTATAGGCGAACCGCCAAATAAAATACATCCTGTCGTCCAAATAGGCAAGATTATAGACACGGTTACAAAATTTACAAAAAACATTTCTCACAAAAAGGGAGAAAATTTTGAAAAATTTATGGGTTCGATACTAGCGATAGGACTACCCAGCATGGTGGGTTTAATAGTTTATTTGATTAGTGTACAATCATTCCATATTTTAGGTACAGTCATATTCATCATACTCTCTTCTATAATATTGAAGGCCTCATTTTCAATAAGGGCTATGGATATTCACATCAATGACGTTATCACTGAACTAGATAACCATAATTTAGATATGGCTAGAAAAAAATTGGCAAAAATTGTTAGCCGAGAAACTAGTACCCTATCAGAATCAAAAATACTCTCAGCGTGTATAGAATGTGTTGCAGAAAGCTTCGTGGATGGCGTACTTTCTCCATTGTTCTATTACGGATTCTTGAACACTGCTGGAGCAATGGCCTATAGAACCTCAAATACACTTGATTCTATGATTGCATACAAAGAGGAATATTACATGCATTATGGATGGATGGCAGCCAAATTAGATACTATAATGAATTTTGTTCCAGCAAGAATTTCTCCAGCGTTCTTAATTCCTGCCATTATAATCTGTAGAAAAGATTGGAAGAATGCAGTAATGATTTTGAAAAGAGACAGAAACAAGGTTGAAAGTTTCAATGCAGGTATTCCTATGGCCATAATGGCAGGTGGATTGAATATCCAATTAGAAAAAACTAATCATTACAAACTAGGGGACATGAACGAAGAACTCTCTATCCAAAGATGCAAGATATCTTTGAAAATCACAAAAATTGCGGCTGCTATATGTGTAATAGGCTTTGTGATTCCTATTACAGTAATCCTTAATTATCTAGGATGGTGGAATGTATTTTTTGGTTTTTAG
- the cobS gene encoding adenosylcobinamide-GDP ribazoletransferase, with amino-acid sequence MVFRNLLGIIAFLTILPVWRSSQHFEVENISKNMFLFPLVGLVIGFLTIPIVLASIYFFNQYIAAFIITIFLTILTGIHHTDALGDFADGIMAKGSKEKKYKVMHDPTIGSAGAVAIATYMLGMTLAISSISGIDRLLIAIIVSEIVAKYVMVLQAFSSDSAWEGYSSQFTKKMKSKKKIIVATGITIFLVLVISHSYISMGIQMLVLGIICCFIIIYISNRNFGGTSGDVMGATNEIVRLVSLISVS; translated from the coding sequence TTGGTTTTTAGAAACCTCTTAGGTATAATTGCATTTTTAACTATATTACCTGTATGGCGATCATCCCAGCATTTTGAAGTAGAAAACATTTCAAAAAATATGTTTTTGTTCCCATTAGTAGGATTAGTTATTGGATTTTTAACCATACCGATCGTATTAGCTTCGATATATTTTTTCAATCAGTATATTGCAGCATTTATAATCACCATTTTCCTGACGATATTGACAGGAATACATCATACCGATGCGCTTGGGGATTTTGCTGATGGAATAATGGCCAAAGGAAGCAAGGAAAAAAAGTACAAAGTAATGCACGATCCTACAATAGGCTCAGCTGGTGCAGTTGCAATAGCGACCTATATGCTTGGAATGACTTTGGCCATTTCTTCAATTTCAGGTATTGATAGATTACTGATAGCGATAATAGTCTCAGAGATAGTTGCGAAATATGTTATGGTATTACAAGCTTTTTCTAGCGACTCTGCATGGGAGGGATATAGCTCTCAATTTACAAAGAAAATGAAATCGAAAAAAAAGATAATTGTAGCTACAGGTATTACGATTTTTCTTGTTCTAGTCATCTCGCATTCATACATCAGTATGGGAATTCAAATGCTAGTACTTGGTATAATTTGTTGTTTTATTATCATCTATATCTCAAATAGGAACTTTGGAGGAACCTCAGGAGATGTTATGGGGGCTACAAATGAAATTGTAAGATTGGTCTCATTGATTTCTGTATCTTAG
- a CDS encoding NTP transferase domain-containing protein: protein MVVNYKNVCVLMCGGKGSRINTSSNTLGKKIEKPLIPINNKPLIEYTIDAILNSKKPFKIFAAVSSNTKETEDFIKYNYSDRITVLRTQGKGYSKDFANLIHYFINKSYTKEQEKRYTRNDNILKRIKTQDGIFECSKILFLPIDLPLISTKTVENIAELKQQTPLISLVIDKNIIIEYGLLPTPYAVSIDNKDYCHTGIAVASLALFSSKVTKITSSKIEEESIIFNDPELAFNVNTIDDLSKVKEYFSRNYELKKPETD from the coding sequence TTGGTAGTAAATTATAAGAATGTTTGTGTCCTCATGTGCGGAGGCAAAGGTAGTCGAATAAATACTTCTTCCAATACCTTGGGAAAAAAGATAGAAAAACCCCTCATACCAATAAATAACAAGCCACTAATTGAGTATACCATAGATGCAATATTAAACTCAAAGAAACCGTTTAAAATTTTTGCTGCTGTAAGTAGTAACACAAAAGAAACTGAAGATTTTATCAAATACAATTATTCTGATAGAATAACGGTTTTAAGAACACAAGGTAAAGGTTATTCAAAAGATTTTGCCAATTTAATACATTATTTTATAAATAAATCCTACACAAAAGAACAAGAAAAACGTTATACTCGAAATGATAATATTTTAAAAAGAATCAAGACTCAAGATGGAATTTTTGAGTGTTCAAAGATATTGTTTTTGCCAATTGACTTGCCTCTGATTTCTACAAAAACTGTTGAAAATATCGCGGAATTAAAACAGCAAACGCCATTAATTTCGTTAGTCATAGATAAAAACATAATTATAGAATATGGGCTTCTTCCTACACCTTATGCTGTAAGTATAGACAATAAGGACTATTGCCATACAGGAATAGCAGTAGCAAGTCTAGCACTCTTTAGTAGCAAAGTTACAAAAATTACGAGTTCTAAAATAGAAGAGGAATCCATCATTTTTAATGATCCTGAACTTGCTTTTAATGTCAACACTATTGATGACCTCTCTAAAGTCAAAGAGTATTTTTCTAGAAACTATGAATTGAAAAAACCAGAAACAGATTAA
- a CDS encoding 30S ribosomal protein S27e, translating into MKKHNIMIPKPRSNFVKVECESCKNVKVLYTYSTKTILCPSCNSELLINTGGQAKIIGKILETLD; encoded by the coding sequence ATGAAAAAACATAATATAATGATTCCAAAACCCCGTAGTAACTTTGTAAAAGTTGAATGTGAATCTTGCAAGAACGTTAAAGTGTTGTATACTTATAGTACAAAGACAATTTTATGTCCATCATGCAATTCAGAACTCCTTATAAATACTGGTGGGCAAGCAAAAATAATTGGCAAGATACTAGAAACATTAGATTAA
- a CDS encoding 50S ribosomal protein L44e, which produces MKMQKELRKFCPKCKTHTIQAVSTYKKGKDRKGAQGARRHAEDKKGYGGQKFPELKRTAKTTKKVTLRYTCKACQRKTMKQGMRIRKLEIQA; this is translated from the coding sequence ATGAAGATGCAGAAGGAGCTGCGCAAATTTTGCCCAAAATGTAAGACTCATACAATTCAAGCTGTTTCCACATATAAGAAGGGCAAAGATAGAAAAGGTGCTCAAGGTGCCAGACGTCACGCTGAGGATAAAAAGGGATATGGTGGTCAAAAATTTCCAGAATTAAAAAGGACTGCTAAGACTACCAAAAAGGTAACTCTAAGATACACATGTAAAGCATGTCAAAGAAAGACGATGAAACAAGGAATGCGTATTAGAAAATTAGAAATTCAAGCTTAA